The Streptomyces sp. NBC_01775 genome includes a region encoding these proteins:
- a CDS encoding RNA-guided endonuclease InsQ/TnpB family protein — MATRAQMGEGAGHARWTFRLRVSSTALAALMGEWDRCRWIWNECCAKSRQTHLWNRQRPEGVDKQTCGPAQLDRMLSEARAANTWLREGSSVVQQQLIRDFARSRAKAQKDITDRLPVRQRAGMPKYKKKREARPSLNYTRRGFRLKGGRLHLAGGIVLTPVWSRELPAAPSSVRVYQDSIGHWYCSFVVPAETQPLPETGAVIGIDWGVKETATTTSEDHDLPHTQHGKKAAAGLARYQRMMKRREPKRGKPGSKGYRRARKLTAKLYKKTARQRQDIGRKWAKSVVRDHDALAVEDFRPKFLAKSTMARKTADAAISATKTALVEMGRKHGRAVHLVHPAHTTMDCAQCGARTKHALPLSERTYACTACGAVSPRDKNSARVMLVRAGLNPAGADRGSPGGAQPPLAA, encoded by the coding sequence ATGGCGACGCGAGCACAAATGGGCGAGGGTGCCGGGCATGCCCGGTGGACCTTCCGTCTGCGTGTGTCGTCGACCGCGCTTGCCGCGCTGATGGGCGAGTGGGACCGGTGCCGGTGGATCTGGAACGAGTGCTGCGCCAAGTCCAGGCAGACGCATCTGTGGAACAGGCAGCGGCCGGAGGGCGTCGATAAGCAGACGTGCGGCCCGGCGCAGCTGGACAGGATGCTGAGCGAGGCTCGCGCCGCGAACACCTGGCTGCGTGAGGGCAGTTCGGTTGTGCAGCAGCAGTTGATCCGCGACTTCGCCAGGTCCCGCGCCAAGGCCCAGAAGGACATCACCGACCGGCTGCCGGTGCGGCAGCGCGCCGGAATGCCGAAGTACAAGAAGAAGCGCGAAGCGCGGCCGTCCCTGAACTACACCAGGCGCGGCTTCCGTCTCAAGGGCGGCCGTCTGCACCTGGCGGGCGGCATCGTCTTGACGCCTGTGTGGTCGCGGGAGCTTCCGGCTGCCCCGTCCAGCGTGCGTGTCTATCAGGACAGCATCGGTCATTGGTACTGCTCGTTCGTCGTCCCTGCCGAGACTCAGCCGCTCCCTGAGACGGGTGCGGTGATCGGTATCGACTGGGGCGTGAAGGAGACTGCGACCACCACCAGCGAGGACCACGACCTTCCCCACACCCAGCACGGAAAGAAGGCGGCGGCGGGGCTCGCCCGCTACCAGCGGATGATGAAGCGCCGTGAGCCGAAGCGGGGGAAGCCCGGATCGAAGGGATACCGCCGGGCGAGGAAGCTGACGGCGAAGCTGTACAAGAAGACCGCCCGGCAACGCCAGGATATCGGGCGCAAGTGGGCCAAGTCCGTGGTCCGCGACCATGATGCCCTGGCTGTCGAGGACTTCAGGCCGAAATTCCTCGCGAAGTCCACCATGGCCAGGAAGACCGCTGACGCTGCCATCAGCGCGACGAAGACGGCCCTGGTCGAGATGGGCCGCAAGCACGGCAGGGCCGTGCATCTGGTCCACCCCGCGCACACCACGATGGACTGTGCGCAGTGCGGAGCGAGAACCAAGCACGCACTACCACTTTCCGAGAGAACGTATGCCTGCACCGCGTGCGGAGCCGTATCCCCCAGGGACAAGAACTCCGCCCGCGTGATGCTGGTCCGGGCTGGTCTCAACCCGGCTGGTGCTGATCGTGGAAGTCCAGGCGGGGCGCAGCCCCCTCTGGCAGCGTGA
- a CDS encoding ABC transporter permease, with product MSTDTESATSPRDKSDAPGPARKGKLSYPVVLLLIAGGLLLLSLVRLVTGDEQLSNSDQFSSALGAAVPIGLAGLGGLWAERAGVINIGLEGMMMLGTFAAGWIGWQHGPWAAVLAGIAGGALGGLLHALATVTFGVDHIVSGVAINILALGLVRYLAKLWFGADGSEAAQSGGNDKQSPPMEDMPTFTVPGLADGLGSIEKHHWFLVSDLAGILRALVHEVSWVTLLTVVLFVASFFVLWRSSFGLRLRSCGENPTAAESLGVNVYKYKYAALTVSGALAGLGGAFLAIGVHIYQENQTGGRGYIGLATMIFGNWRPGGVAMGAGLFGFMDALRVVGGGTTVHAMLLLVAALLVALAVWKLRSGLRGARIQAAVSVMIAVVLVIWYALTDTVALEFVEMTPYVTTLLVLSLAAQRLRTPRAVGKTYRRGEGT from the coding sequence ATGAGCACCGACACCGAGTCCGCCACGTCCCCGCGCGACAAGAGCGACGCGCCCGGCCCCGCACGCAAGGGCAAGCTCTCCTACCCCGTGGTGCTGCTGCTGATCGCCGGCGGGCTGCTGCTGCTCTCCCTCGTACGCCTGGTCACCGGCGACGAACAGCTCAGCAACAGCGACCAGTTCTCCTCCGCGCTCGGCGCCGCCGTGCCCATCGGGCTGGCCGGACTCGGCGGGCTGTGGGCCGAGCGGGCCGGTGTCATCAACATCGGCCTCGAAGGCATGATGATGCTCGGCACCTTCGCCGCCGGGTGGATCGGCTGGCAGCACGGACCGTGGGCCGCCGTGCTGGCCGGCATCGCGGGCGGCGCCCTCGGCGGGCTGCTGCACGCGCTGGCCACCGTCACCTTCGGCGTCGACCACATCGTCTCCGGTGTCGCCATCAACATCCTGGCCCTGGGCCTCGTCCGCTACCTCGCCAAGCTCTGGTTCGGCGCCGACGGCAGCGAGGCGGCGCAGTCGGGCGGCAACGACAAACAGTCCCCGCCCATGGAGGACATGCCCACCTTCACCGTCCCCGGGCTCGCCGACGGGCTCGGCTCCATCGAGAAGCACCACTGGTTCCTCGTCTCCGACCTGGCGGGCATTCTGCGCGCCCTGGTGCACGAGGTCTCCTGGGTGACGCTGCTGACCGTGGTCCTCTTCGTCGCCAGCTTCTTCGTGCTGTGGCGCTCTTCCTTCGGGCTGCGGCTGCGCTCGTGCGGCGAGAACCCGACGGCCGCCGAGTCGCTGGGTGTGAACGTCTACAAGTACAAGTACGCGGCCTTGACCGTCTCCGGCGCGCTGGCCGGGCTCGGCGGCGCGTTCCTCGCCATCGGCGTGCACATCTACCAGGAGAACCAGACCGGCGGCCGGGGCTACATCGGCCTCGCCACCATGATCTTCGGCAACTGGCGGCCCGGCGGGGTCGCCATGGGCGCCGGCCTGTTCGGCTTCATGGACGCGCTGCGCGTCGTCGGCGGCGGCACCACCGTCCACGCGATGCTGCTGCTGGTGGCCGCGTTGCTGGTCGCCCTCGCCGTCTGGAAGCTGCGCAGCGGTCTGCGCGGCGCCCGTATCCAGGCCGCCGTCAGTGTCATGATCGCCGTGGTGCTGGTGATCTGGTACGCGCTGACCGACACCGTGGCGCTGGAGTTCGTCGAGATGACGCCGTACGTCACCACGCTGCTCGTCCTCTCGCTCGCGGCCCAGCGGCTGCGGACGCCACGTGCGGTCGGCAAGACCTACCGCAGAGGCGAAGGAACTTGA
- a CDS encoding ABC transporter permease translates to MSGLKRKFSVQTVLSALAAPALALVAAFVLSSAVIAATGKDPFHAFYVMIDFGSKSDSQVWIINKAIPYYLSAAAVAIGFRMNLFNIGVDGQYRVAAFFAAVVGGALSLPGVLQIPVIILTAMAVGALWAGIAGVLKTTRGVSEVITTIMLNSIAGSLIGYFLSEDRLAVKDGNLFHTPNIPAGSHFFTLPTNPDPIYGTVVIAVVIGLAYWFVLGRTRFGFDLRAVGRSESAAAASGVSVRRMVVTSMLLSGAVAGLVGMPTLLNKSFSYGTDFPTGVGFTGIAIALLGRNHPIGMALAALLWGFLERTGIQLEFEEYAQEIIGVMQGIIVLCVVIAYEIVRRQVLRRQQREVGEELSARASGGPGTEEKAGATA, encoded by the coding sequence GTGAGCGGCCTGAAGCGGAAGTTCAGCGTACAGACCGTCCTGTCGGCGCTCGCGGCGCCGGCGCTGGCACTGGTCGCGGCGTTCGTGCTGTCGTCCGCGGTGATCGCGGCGACGGGCAAGGACCCGTTCCACGCCTTCTACGTCATGATCGACTTCGGCTCGAAGAGCGACAGCCAGGTCTGGATCATCAACAAGGCGATCCCCTACTACCTGTCGGCGGCGGCCGTGGCCATCGGCTTCCGCATGAACCTGTTCAACATCGGCGTGGACGGGCAATACCGGGTCGCCGCGTTCTTCGCAGCCGTCGTCGGCGGGGCGCTCTCGCTGCCCGGCGTCCTCCAGATACCCGTGATCATCCTGACCGCGATGGCGGTCGGCGCCCTGTGGGCGGGCATCGCGGGCGTGCTGAAGACGACCCGGGGGGTCAGCGAGGTCATCACCACGATCATGCTGAACTCCATCGCGGGCTCGCTGATCGGCTACTTCCTCTCCGAGGACCGGCTCGCCGTCAAGGACGGCAACCTCTTCCACACGCCCAACATCCCCGCCGGAAGCCACTTCTTCACCCTTCCCACCAACCCCGACCCGATCTACGGCACCGTCGTCATCGCCGTCGTCATCGGGCTGGCCTACTGGTTCGTGCTGGGCCGTACCCGCTTCGGCTTCGACCTGCGCGCGGTGGGCCGCAGCGAGTCGGCAGCCGCCGCCAGCGGCGTCAGCGTCCGGCGGATGGTCGTCACCAGCATGCTGCTCTCCGGCGCCGTCGCCGGGCTGGTCGGCATGCCGACGCTGCTGAACAAGTCCTTCAGCTACGGCACCGACTTCCCCACCGGCGTCGGCTTCACCGGCATCGCCATCGCCCTCCTCGGCCGCAACCACCCCATCGGCATGGCCCTGGCCGCGCTGTTGTGGGGCTTCCTGGAGCGCACCGGCATCCAGCTGGAATTCGAGGAGTACGCGCAGGAGATCATCGGCGTCATGCAGGGGATCATCGTCCTGTGCGTCGTCATCGCCTACGAGATCGTCCGCCGCCAGGTGCTGCGCAGACAGCAGCGTGAGGTCGGCGAGGAACTGAGCGCACGGGCGTCCGGCGGCCCCGGCACCGAGGAGAAGGCGGGGGCCACCGCATGA
- a CDS encoding ABC transporter ATP-binding protein: MNLCSTREYVSHVSSESSDSGSAPPGPGEGSGTAVELRGITKRFPGVVANRDIDISVGRGTVHALVGENGAGKSTLMKILYGMQRPDEGTISINGEQVTLHSPADAIARGIGMVHQHFMLADNLTVLENTVLGAEKLHGIGSRARGRVKELSDAYQLGIRPDVLVEELGVADRQRVEILKALYRGARTLILDEPTAVLVPQEVDALFDNLRELKAEGLTVLFISHKLGEVLSVADAITVIRRGTTVASVLPEETTSQQLAELMVGSELPSAETRESTVTDTPMLRVDELHLSATDTDGALRAVLDGISFTIHKGEVLGIAGVEGNGQAELVEAVMGMSDPTGGTVTLDGQDISHAPTRTRRESGIGYIPEDRHRHGLLLEAPLWENRILGHATEEPNAKGRVLGIPGLPQLLNLKGARRDAGRIVDEYDVRTPGIEVTAASLSGGNQQKFIVGREMSHRPKLLIAAHPTRGVDVGAQAQIWDQIRQARREGLAVLLISADLDELIGLSDTLRVMYRGRLVADADPATVTPEELGTAMTGGASGHLEHHERGDAE, encoded by the coding sequence ATGAATCTGTGCTCAACGAGGGAGTACGTCAGTCACGTGTCCAGCGAGTCCAGCGACAGCGGCAGCGCGCCGCCGGGACCGGGTGAAGGTTCCGGTACGGCGGTCGAGCTGCGCGGCATCACCAAACGGTTTCCCGGCGTGGTCGCCAACCGCGACATCGACATCTCGGTGGGGCGCGGGACCGTGCACGCCCTCGTCGGCGAGAACGGCGCGGGCAAGTCGACGCTGATGAAGATCCTCTACGGCATGCAGCGGCCGGACGAGGGCACCATCAGCATCAACGGCGAGCAGGTCACCCTGCACAGCCCGGCCGACGCCATCGCGCGCGGCATCGGCATGGTCCACCAGCACTTCATGCTGGCCGACAACCTGACCGTGTTGGAGAACACGGTGCTGGGCGCGGAGAAGCTGCACGGCATCGGCTCCCGCGCCCGCGGGCGCGTCAAGGAGCTGTCGGACGCCTACCAGCTCGGGATACGCCCCGATGTGCTGGTCGAGGAGCTGGGCGTCGCCGACCGGCAGCGGGTGGAGATCCTCAAGGCCCTCTACCGGGGCGCCCGCACGCTGATCCTGGACGAGCCGACCGCGGTGCTGGTGCCGCAGGAGGTCGACGCGCTCTTCGACAACCTGCGCGAGCTGAAGGCCGAGGGCCTGACGGTCTTGTTCATCTCGCACAAGCTGGGCGAGGTGCTGTCCGTCGCGGACGCCATCACCGTCATCCGGCGCGGCACCACCGTCGCCTCCGTCCTGCCGGAGGAGACGACTTCACAGCAGCTGGCCGAGCTGATGGTCGGCAGCGAGCTGCCCTCGGCCGAGACCCGCGAGTCGACCGTCACCGACACCCCGATGCTCCGCGTGGACGAGCTGCACCTGTCGGCCACCGACACCGACGGCGCCCTGCGCGCCGTCCTGGACGGGATCTCCTTCACCATCCACAAGGGCGAGGTCCTGGGCATCGCCGGGGTGGAGGGCAACGGCCAGGCGGAGCTCGTCGAGGCCGTCATGGGCATGAGCGACCCCACCGGGGGCACCGTCACCCTCGACGGCCAGGACATCTCGCACGCCCCCACCCGCACCCGGCGCGAGAGCGGCATCGGCTACATCCCCGAGGACCGCCACCGGCACGGGCTGCTGCTGGAGGCCCCGCTGTGGGAGAACCGCATCCTCGGCCACGCCACGGAAGAGCCCAATGCCAAGGGCCGCGTCCTGGGCATCCCCGGTCTGCCGCAGCTGCTCAACCTCAAGGGCGCCCGGCGCGACGCCGGGCGCATCGTCGACGAGTACGACGTGCGCACCCCCGGCATCGAGGTGACCGCCGCCAGCCTGTCGGGCGGCAACCAGCAGAAGTTCATCGTCGGCCGGGAGATGAGCCACCGTCCCAAGCTCCTGATCGCCGCCCATCCCACCCGGGGCGTGGACGTCGGCGCGCAGGCGCAGATCTGGGACCAGATACGCCAGGCGCGCCGCGAGGGCCTCGCCGTGCTGCTGATCTCGGCTGACCTGGACGAGCTGATCGGGCTGTCCGACACCCTGCGGGTGATGTACCGGGGCCGGCTCGTCGCGGACGCGGATCCGGCGACGGTCACCCCCGAGGAGCTGGGCACCGCCATGACCGGCGGGGCCAGCGGTCACCTGGAGCACCACGAGAGGGGGGACGCCGAGTGA
- a CDS encoding BMP family lipoprotein — translation MRRVSKLVAAVTATAALAVTATACGESSTESGGKKKNKGVGLAFDVGGRDDHSFNEAAARGTDKAEKELGVKTKEMTAGNNETEETREQRLTSLAEAGYNPVIGVGFNYGKSINKVAKKFPDTTFGVVDEASHGKNVVGMTFAENEASYLVGVAAAKKTKKNKVSFIGGVDNALIQKFEAGYVKGVKDTNPKIKVETDYLYKESDKGFNDPARAKDMAKGMLARGNDVVYTSAGQSGAGSIEAVSKSKGAWAIGVDSDQYRQKGLEKYKNAILTSAVKNVDVAVYELIKSVKDDKPLSGNQTFSLKEKGVSVATSGGFIDDVKGDVDKATEGITSGKIKVPAKP, via the coding sequence TTGCGTCGGGTATCCAAGCTCGTTGCCGCGGTCACCGCAACCGCGGCACTCGCAGTGACTGCCACCGCGTGCGGTGAGAGTTCAACTGAGTCCGGTGGAAAGAAGAAGAACAAGGGCGTCGGGCTGGCCTTCGACGTCGGCGGCCGGGATGACCACTCCTTCAACGAGGCGGCGGCGCGCGGCACCGACAAGGCCGAGAAGGAACTCGGCGTCAAGACCAAGGAGATGACCGCCGGCAACAACGAGACCGAGGAGACCCGCGAACAGCGGCTCACCTCGCTCGCCGAGGCCGGCTACAACCCCGTCATAGGCGTCGGCTTCAACTACGGCAAGTCCATCAACAAGGTGGCCAAGAAGTTCCCCGACACCACCTTCGGCGTGGTGGACGAGGCGTCGCACGGCAAGAACGTCGTCGGTATGACCTTCGCCGAGAACGAGGCCTCATACCTCGTCGGCGTCGCGGCGGCCAAGAAGACCAAGAAGAACAAGGTCTCCTTCATCGGGGGTGTGGACAACGCCCTCATCCAGAAGTTCGAGGCCGGCTACGTCAAGGGCGTCAAGGACACCAACCCCAAGATCAAGGTCGAGACCGACTACCTGTACAAGGAGTCGGACAAGGGCTTCAACGACCCGGCGCGCGCCAAGGACATGGCCAAGGGCATGCTCGCGCGCGGCAACGACGTGGTCTACACGTCGGCCGGGCAGTCGGGCGCCGGCTCGATCGAGGCGGTCAGCAAGTCCAAGGGCGCCTGGGCGATCGGCGTGGACTCGGACCAGTACCGCCAAAAGGGCCTGGAGAAGTACAAGAACGCGATCTTGACCTCTGCCGTCAAGAACGTCGACGTCGCGGTCTACGAGCTGATCAAGAGCGTCAAGGACGACAAGCCGCTCAGCGGCAACCAGACCTTCTCGCTCAAGGAGAAGGGCGTCTCGGTCGCGACCTCCGGCGGCTTCATCGACGACGTCAAGGGCGACGTCGACAAGGCCACGGAGGGCATCACCTCCGGCAAGATCAAGGTTCCCGCCAAGCCGTAA
- a CDS encoding amidohydrolase yields MNELLSPAPEVDARGTAGVLPELPGRVTEPLRRELIAFRRDLHMHPELGNQEFRTTKALKARLERAGLRPRVLPLGTGLICDIHPDLAGPGAAAGPGTPTTAPPTTPTAPMLALRADIDALPIPDTKDVPYRSTVPDRAHACGHDVHTTVVLGAGLVLAELARAGALPRPVRLLFQPAEEVLPGGAADVVDCGGLDGVGSIVGLHCDPKVDAGRIGLRAGPITSACDRLEVALSGAGGHTARPHLTTDLVTAAAKLVTEVPALLARRVDARSGLALTWGRIESGHACNVIPQRAELSGTLRCLDLPTWREAPDLVHAAIDEVAALHRAKCELNYVRGVPPVVNEPAVTALLREAMAARAGAAAVESTEQSLGGEDFSWYLEHVPGAMARLGVRPPGERRSRDLHQGDFDADESAITTGVELFTAMALLGR; encoded by the coding sequence ATGAACGAACTCCTGTCCCCTGCACCGGAGGTAGACGCACGCGGAACCGCAGGCGTACTCCCCGAGCTGCCCGGCCGTGTCACCGAGCCCCTCCGGCGCGAGCTGATCGCCTTCCGACGTGACCTCCATATGCACCCAGAGCTGGGCAATCAGGAGTTCCGCACGACCAAGGCGCTCAAGGCCAGACTGGAGCGCGCCGGGCTGCGCCCGCGGGTGCTGCCCCTGGGCACGGGGCTGATCTGCGACATCCACCCGGATCTCGCCGGTCCCGGAGCCGCCGCAGGGCCGGGCACGCCCACCACGGCACCCCCCACCACACCGACGGCGCCCATGCTGGCACTCCGCGCCGACATCGACGCGCTGCCCATCCCGGACACCAAGGACGTGCCCTACCGCTCCACGGTCCCCGACCGCGCACACGCGTGCGGGCACGACGTGCACACCACCGTCGTCCTGGGCGCCGGGCTGGTGCTGGCCGAGCTGGCGCGGGCCGGGGCGCTGCCGCGTCCGGTGCGGCTGCTCTTCCAGCCGGCCGAGGAGGTGCTGCCGGGCGGTGCCGCCGACGTGGTGGACTGCGGGGGGCTGGATGGCGTCGGCTCGATCGTCGGGCTGCACTGCGACCCGAAGGTGGACGCGGGCCGCATCGGGCTGCGGGCCGGGCCGATCACCTCGGCCTGCGACCGGCTGGAGGTGGCGCTCTCGGGCGCCGGCGGGCACACCGCACGCCCCCATCTGACGACGGACCTGGTCACGGCCGCCGCCAAGCTGGTCACGGAGGTGCCCGCGCTCCTGGCCCGGCGGGTGGACGCCCGCTCGGGGCTGGCGCTGACGTGGGGCCGTATCGAGTCGGGGCACGCCTGCAACGTCATCCCGCAGCGCGCCGAGCTGTCGGGGACGCTGCGCTGCCTGGACCTGCCGACGTGGCGGGAGGCGCCGGACCTGGTGCACGCGGCGATCGACGAGGTGGCGGCGCTCCACCGCGCCAAGTGCGAGCTGAACTATGTGCGGGGTGTGCCGCCTGTGGTCAACGAGCCGGCGGTGACGGCGCTGCTGCGGGAGGCGATGGCGGCCCGCGCGGGCGCCGCCGCCGTGGAGAGCACCGAACAGAGCCTGGGCGGCGAGGACTTCTCCTGGTATCTGGAGCACGTGCCCGGCGCCATGGCCCGCCTGGGGGTGCGCCCGCCGGGCGAGCGGCGCAGCCGCGACCTGCACCAGGGCGACTTCGACGCGGACGAGTCGGCGATCACGACGGGTGTCGAGCTCTTCACCGCGATGGCCCTGCTGGGGCGCTGA